The sequence below is a genomic window from Sparus aurata chromosome 6, fSpaAur1.1, whole genome shotgun sequence.
TGAGAAAGCTGCATGAGTTCTTTGTCAAGCGCCTCCAACTGCCTGTAAGTGATTAAAATTGGTTAAATAAAATTAAGTTATGCACATAAAACAAAGCACAACCACTGACTGACTTACTTAAGTGTTTCATGTCGGTCTGGGTGTTGCTGGATGACCTTAGCTAAAGCATCGTACTCTagagggaaagaaaataaaaagtcaataaaTGCATGTCTGTTCATCTGCTATAAATGCTAAAAACTCATGAGGGGGATGTCTGAGGGAAATATGTTTTCTAATAATAAACCATGTAAATAATTTAGGATTATTTCAAGTATGATTGATGTGATTATTCTCTTCTTTAAATAATTCATCAGTTGTTAATAAACATCAAAAGTAAATGAGTCGAAGTCCAAAATGCCCATGATTTACagtacacaaaacatttcaagagCTTCACGGAACAACAGGGTTGCATCATTCTGCTAGATAACTGAAGTAGCTGGtgacttgttaaaaaaaaaaaaaggaaaaacgaCCAAAAACAGTACATAACACGGCTCCATGGAGCTCgtccagcataatccaagtctctggaaacCCCCCAGGTCCAAAAACTGACTTAAAAAGATGTTGTTTACATCCTTTTAATGCGGAGATCTTCACTGAGGCTGTTGTGCTAAAATATTAAAGCGCACCtttctgaagtgggtgcacaagcctGGCCATCCGTCAAgttaaataatgtcttttcaaattaatctgGGGGCCTGTGGGCTTCTGGAGATTGGGATTACCCTGGACGAGCAGTATGGTGCCATtccgtgtttgttttttttctgtcgattttttttctactacagttgtttaggagaatgctccaattaaatgttgttttgctttgatgCTCCAGAAATGTGACAGACTATGACACTTAATATGCCTTTCCATCTGCATGGGGGTGAGCAGATAACGACTGAACTTTTATAATTGAATTAACTTATACCCCAAACTGCGCAATGTATTGATTGTATTTGGTGGTGGGACGGAACCTTCTATATTGTCTTTCAAAGGTTATAAAAGGAAACACTAGATGTAATTCTCTCCTGTTAATATTTGTCTACATCTATCTCCTAGGGCACTAAAAATATTCTTACCTTGGCGATTTTTTCTTATTCTCTTGGCTCTCTGAATTTCCTTTTTGCATTCTGCAATCTTGTCATGTGCAGATGTGATGTTTTGTTCTGTAATGTAGAAATTGGTTTATTTTCTATtacaaaaacattgttgttttttttttgtgttgactCCAGTGGTCCAGTTCTTCCATTTGCCACATAAAGTATGAAATGTAACAGCATGAGTATTTCTGGTgtataagaaaataaacagttgtCAACAACTTGTCTGCATACTTAAATAAAAATGGATCTGAGTTCAAATTACCAGAATGTTTCCTACCTATATTAGTGTAGATCTTCTCATAATTCTCCATTTCCCGAAGGTTCATGTCATAAACCATCAACGTCTTCCCCATGGAGGATTCACACTGAGCCAGGATGCCCAACATCCTCTGATACTGCGTGAACCTGAACAGAAGTGATTCAAAGCCAATTATTactaaaaacaattttttcatttatgtggCGATTGTTGGTGACAAAGTCTAAGGCTGTGGTGTGTAGAGCTCACTTACCCCTCCTCTGGGGTCCCAGGCGAGTTGCACCATTTGGTGAAACTCTTCAGCAGCACATTTATTCTGCGGTCATCACCAGCTCCGTCCCCGTCAATAAGAAGGCGTTTCCGAATAACCTCATCTGAAAtaggagaaaaataaacaggaaTCAAACAGCAGAATCAGATACAGCAGGGAACTACCACTGAGCaagctaactgttagctagctaacatagctACAGTAGATTAGCTGTTTTGAAAGCAAGATGCTGCTACGTGTGAAATTGGTTCGTTTTTGGCAGTATGAACTGGTGCATATTGATACTTTAAGAGCTTTGGCACATATTTCTACTCGTAGCTTTAAAAACATAGCTGAAATCATCGAATAAAAGAGTTATTTACCATCTGTAACAGCGCCCATGACTGTATGTAGCCGGATAAACTTTATTGAACAGCAGGAAATGAACAAAGCAGCTCGCCCCGCCTCTGAAGGACAGACGACGGTGATTGGCCACAGAGGCTAGCACGTGGTGaggtttaaagtttttaaaaaagctttatTCGAGAACGCATAAGGTTGTTTACACaagagaagggaaaagaaacacacatgtGGATAACTTTATTCATTTCACGCAAGGCACagatgaaataaacaacaactgctCAAAagaataatagcaataataaccATAGCACACATATATAATTCAAAGGCATAGATTAAGTAGGCTTACTGAATCTCAAGTTTGGTTATAATTCTACAGTTTGTGGTGGATATGATACCCAGTCATATAACTGAGTACTAAAGTAAATACTAACACATAACTTAAGCGTCAAAAACAGGGATACCATCTATCTTAAGAGATACATCACATGAAAAAAGGACATGAGCGAAAAATGAAATGAGCAGCACCTACACTGACACTAACTGTAGGCTACATTAAGGAGGATCAGAGTGAAGGCTGTTGATCAACAGCGTCTGTATTTGTAATAATCTTAAAGTGAGTTTCTTTCGCTTTAGGAAGATCAGGAAGTGAAAGCTTGAAGCACTGTCAGTTTGCCCAGTTTATTGCATTTAAAGTTGCACCATGTAGTTTTAAGAGAGAAAATTAAACTCAGGAAGGTTCTACAATAGTAATGAGGTAATGAGACAAACTCAGACATAGTATTTAATGAAcatatttccataactgaattaaCAAGCTGTTGGGtgaataaggtccccagaaaaGTGTTAGAAGCCTAAAAAGGTGGCTAAATAGAAGTGAtatgcaaaggaaaaaaataaagcagtgCGAAATTATTTCACAGTTGTCTGCCGCTCCTTCATTTTCTTCCTACAAAATTTACAGTAGAAAATGAATGGAACGGGAAAATGGAGTGTCAATTACTCTTAACAGTTGAGAGATCAGGGTAAAATGTTAAGTTGTGACAACACAAATGTCTATTTACATTTCAAGATGCACTGCATGGCAACTATACAGCCAACTGAGATGTTATCCTGACTGcattttcacattaaacaaCTGGATTTAAAATTAATTATGATATCTGCTGtacttttcttaaaaaaacaaaacaaaacatggagaGGGTTTAGTTGTAATACAatttgttgtccctgaaaaggtTTCATCCTGGGCTAAATACACTgacaaaatgagagagagacgCAGAATCACACATGTAATCCTCGGCTATTTAAAATAttccaatatttatttattttatttagcaaTATAACTTATGTGTCGATGCTTTTATGACACCCCCTGGACCTTGCCAGTGCGCATCACAATTTCCCCAATAGCAGACCAAAAACACTCCGATGACAGAGAAACTGCTTTAACTCATCCGAGGGTGCGTGTGCGTCCTGGCGCAGTGACGTCTCTGTCCCAGAATGCAGTCTGGTAAACAGACATGGAAGCACCAGGTGAAGACCTCCACAGAGGCTGAGCACTGCACTCGCTCTTTCCCACCGTCTACTGTCTCCTTCGCCCAGTGCATCCAGTTGATTTACATCTGCCTGGTGTCACGTTTACGTCTACAGCGTCCAGAGCTCGGTAAGAATGAAGTTACTGTCGATCCGTGACGACTGCTAATGACTTCTGCTGTGCTGTCAGCCTTCTGCCAGCCTCCTCGCTAACGCTAGTCATGGCTGGCTACAGGCTTCAGCAGCTAACAGGCTAATGTAGCCTCCACTGCTCTCTAGCAACGACTGTACCAGTCACTGACCCACACTGGATGGAGCCTGTTTTCATAACATAACTCCTGATAGGCATCAtgtcttttttcacatttcgCACTAACCATTACCGTTTagtctgtcttttctttttttgaatgttCATGTACGTTAGTGTGGTCAGTTTGCAGTAGAGGTGGGAGCAACGCTAGCCAATAACACTGCTGATTCTCGACTGCTCCTGCTAGCTTACGTTAGCTAACCTAGTTGTCCTGTCAAGTTGTGGACCTACTTGTCAATGACAAGCGCTTCGTTTCTACAGAAATGGCACGTCATTATATTTTGCCAATCAAGACATTTGACATCCTGGCTTCATAGGGCCCAACACACAATATAATTAATCTTAAGGTACTAGTAGTGACATGGTTATATCGCATGATATCAGACTGTTTTGAAGAGGAATGTCACAGTGAATACAATATGTTCACTCTGATGCTACTGTCATTGTATGTACACATGTGTAAGGGCTGGGTGACAAATCAGTATGGTCTTTTGATGACTTTTAGTGGATTTGTGTCATGATACTATGTTCATACCTTGTTATGGTTGTACAAAAAATATTGAATCCAATTCATCCTAACAAGACAATTCTCAATTTCCAAAAGTAGCACTGTTTGTTAAGAGCAGTGAACAGCAGACATAGGTTATGGCATTGAATGCCAGTTGGTTATTTTAGGTGATATTTGCATGTATGTGCCATATTTCATATAGgaataatataaaaacattaattGCTAATGTTATTGACAGTTAAGGAGTGGTTGTGCCACTCTACCCACCCCTTATATTCTCTGGAAAAGCTACGCAGGGTACAATGCGCTGATTATCCTTAAAAGTATGACTACAGAATTAGTTTCGGATATAGGCTTATAGTTGTAGGATGTCACATTTTGATCTCATTACCTACTCTCATACAGCCAGTTCAATGTCCAGATAGCAACATATTTTTTATCAACAAACTGGGACAAATGAAAGAGTGGCTATTACATTAAAGTTCTAAGTTTTAGCTCGAAAGGTCTTTGATGATGTTCACATCCGTATGGTGTGAAAGGTTAGGAGACTGCCATTTTAATGTGTAGCGACACAAGTTAAGACAGTGCTGATGGCACTGTACATTTTGCAGTAGGATGAGGCATTTTCTAATGTTATTAGTGAATGCCAAGTTAAAACTTAAGGGCAGCCAGAATGAGCTATGATCGAACAGTGTTTTTGACTAGTGAGAAAGGTAAAGCTGAACCTGAAAAAGATTCTTGGAAGTGGTTAACTGAGCAGAAGTAATACTCTTTAGTGGAAGAATAGGACATATCAGAAATTTCATCCAGTTCATGCCAATAGAAGCAAAAGCGCAGCGATggagttttcttttaaagattttgATCTACACTTCCCTAGCTTTTCTGAGAGCACCAGTCCACTGGCTGAAGCTATGGATCTATGCAGTTGCTGTTTTTATATGCCATAATATGTGGTGATCATACATTTCTTCCGTATTATGTCATTACATTAATTATtactagggatgcaccgataTATCGGCTAAACATGTTGACTGCTATCAGCAAAGAAGAGTAATTTATCTAATGGCCATTCATAAGCTACTGGCGAGGGACATCAGTATTTGTATATTGGACTAAAAAGGTGTTTGGAGCAGTTACTTATCAAAAAGTATCTTTCTCATGTGAAAAAAGGTTGTGTTCAAGGTTATTTGATAAACTTGTACAATTAAATTTGTGCTCTTTTAAAGATAGTGTAATAAAGGGCTGAATTGTTTAAAAATAGGTCAGTTATTATTTGTAATGGGGTTTATCTGTTTCCCTGGCAGAACCGGGGAGATggataacaagaaaaaaaacatgagcaacaacaaacaaacatttgtatCAGCTATTGgccaaattattatttaaaacatttgtattggTATTGGCTGAGAATTTCACAGTCGGTGCATCCCTACTTGTCCCATATTTACAAAAAATTACTTATTGAGAAGCAAAGGACTGTAGTGTAAATCGTGAATGACATTAGTAATGACATTCAGTGTAAATTTGCCAGTACCAGGCTCTTGATATTGTGCATAAAATCTCACTTGGCAGGCTCACTGACATGCTCGCATGGAGCAGATACATCATTAAGGTTTTTAGTTACACCTGCGCTCTAACTGCTATAGTATGACGACCAAAGTGTCTGCTGTTAGTTGGTGGTTTAAAAAGTTGTGTTCACAAATCTTTAAAAGCTTCAATAGGCATCAGCAAACATTTTTGTCTCACTCCTTAATGAAGTATTATCCAAGTTAGAATAAGTCTGAAGTAAAGCTTATATTTCATATGCAACAGTTACCAttgtgtgggtttgtgttttGCCTTAATTCATTCTCCCTCTTTGAATATATAACAATATGTATGTGGATATGTATATGTAATATGCCTCAGTTCAGATAATAAAAACTATGATGAAGGGGTATGACCTCAGTCTTTAACAAGAGTTGCTGTCAGGTGAGTAACACTGGTTAGGGATGGTGCTTAACAGATTGGATTACTTCAAAGTGGCAAAGAACTACATGACGAGGCCCGGGGAAGACAGTGTTCTCTTCCAGATATTGTCTTGTAATGTAATATTCATTGATTAATTTTGTCAAGGAACCAGCAAACAAAAAGCCTGATACTGACTTGTTCCTCTCTGAActtgtctatgtgtgtgtgtgtgtgtgtgtgtgtgtttctccagACTTCCTCTCCAGTGTGTGTGGCAGCCAGCAATCACCCAAACTGATGAGGATCGGCTGATTGAGTTAAAATTAAGttccttttttcttattttgccaAGGTAAGATCTCAAAGCTTTACACTCCATTTAGAATCTTATATGAATTtttcagtgaaagtgaaagacTTGGTTTACATGTGATGTTTGCTTCCAGTTACTTCAGATTTTCCTCATGATATGTTAAACACATTTGCAACAGAAGCCACATGACCAGTTAATCACATAGTTTCTACAGATTTAATGTAATACTTTTTCTGTTATTGTGGTCATGCATTCAGCTAAAGGAAAAGTCCTCGCTTTGTTACTCCGACATCGTTACACATTCACCTACTTGGAAAATAGATGCAGTGCAATCCGGTACAACAGTCCTGCAATGAAATTTGTAGAAATTTCTTCTTACTTCTTCAttaatattct
It includes:
- the thoc7 gene encoding THO complex subunit 7 homolog gives rise to the protein MGAVTDDEVIRKRLLIDGDGAGDDRRINVLLKSFTKWCNSPGTPEEGFTQYQRMLGILAQCESSMGKTLMVYDMNLREMENYEKIYTNIEQNITSAHDKIAECKKEIQRAKRIRKNRQEYDALAKVIQQHPDRHETLKQLEALDKELMQLSHIKENVDAKLELRKKQFHVLLSTIQELQQTLENDEKSDNDDSQESPAENGE